One window from the genome of Synechococcus sp. PROS-7-1 encodes:
- the psb27 gene encoding photosystem II protein Psb27: MHAALTRLGRHLTSLTLSLCLGLSLLLTACGDSTTSLLSGDYVEDTVAVVHMLQNTLALPSDAEGLQNSEHEAHDLINDYMSRYRPRPQVNGLSSFTTMQTALNSLQGHYNTYTNRPVPDALKTRVEKELTKAEKAALRGT, encoded by the coding sequence ATGCACGCCGCGCTGACCCGTCTGGGCCGACATCTCACCAGCCTCACCCTGTCGCTCTGCCTCGGACTCTCTCTTCTGCTCACCGCCTGTGGTGACAGCACAACCTCCTTGCTTTCCGGGGATTACGTCGAAGACACCGTGGCGGTGGTCCACATGCTTCAGAACACTCTGGCGCTGCCTTCCGACGCTGAGGGGCTGCAGAACTCCGAACATGAAGCCCACGATCTTATTAATGACTACATGTCTCGGTACCGTCCCAGGCCTCAGGTGAACGGATTGAGCTCATTCACAACGATGCAGACAGCGCTCAATTCACTGCAGGGTCACTACAACACGTACACCAATCGTCCTGTGCCGGATGCTCTGAAGACCCGCGTTGAGAAAGAGCTCACCAAGGCGGAAAAAGCGGCTCTTCGCGGAACCTGA
- a CDS encoding proline--tRNA ligase — MRVSRLMLVTLRDVPADAEIPSHQLLVRGGYIRRIGSGIYAYLPMMWRVLRKINAIVRDELNSLGALETLLPQLQPSDLWERSGRWQGYTAGEGIMFHLEDRQNRQLGLGPTHEEVITELAGDLLRSYRQLPVTLYQIQTKFRDEIRPRFGLMRGREFIMKDAYSFHANQDDLESTYQAMAAAYARIFKRCGLEAVAVDADSGAIGGAASQEYMVTAEAGEDLILTSSDGLYAANQEKAMSLPAVAQPLEDGAERTIDTPDQVSIEQLCAANGLDPTQTVKVLVLLARLDDGREQPTLVSLRGDQVLNDVKLANAVGRSLDATVLEISPISENQLRQQGLAELPFGSIGPDLSDTALKGCRSWQSHFLRLADATALDLPRFVCGANRRDQHSWGRTWEEIPAQIRADLRTAHAGERCVHDPAQTLSECRGIEVGHIFQLGRKYSEALDARFTNSDGQQEALLMGCYGIGISRLAQAAVEQHHDDAGICWPVGIAPFQVIVVIAKIQDSTQAALGEGLYQSFLDAGIDALLDDRDERAGVKFKDADLIGIPWRIVVGRDAGDGKVEVVERSARSSTSMDHQEAFRQVHDSILHPLRPGI, encoded by the coding sequence ATGCGCGTCTCCCGCCTGATGCTGGTGACGCTGAGGGACGTCCCTGCTGACGCAGAAATCCCCTCCCATCAATTACTTGTGCGGGGGGGATACATCCGTCGAATCGGCTCTGGGATCTATGCCTATTTGCCGATGATGTGGAGGGTGCTTCGCAAGATCAATGCGATTGTGCGCGATGAGCTGAACAGCCTTGGGGCTCTCGAGACTTTGCTCCCCCAGCTCCAGCCTTCTGATCTCTGGGAAAGAAGCGGCCGTTGGCAGGGCTACACCGCTGGGGAGGGAATCATGTTCCACCTTGAGGATCGACAGAACCGTCAACTTGGCCTCGGCCCAACCCATGAAGAGGTCATCACCGAACTGGCGGGCGATCTGCTCCGCTCCTATCGACAGCTGCCGGTCACGCTCTATCAGATCCAGACCAAATTCAGAGATGAGATCCGTCCCCGCTTCGGCTTAATGCGCGGGAGGGAATTCATCATGAAAGATGCCTATTCGTTCCACGCCAACCAGGACGACCTCGAAAGCACCTATCAGGCGATGGCTGCGGCCTATGCACGGATCTTCAAGAGGTGTGGACTTGAGGCCGTGGCCGTGGACGCCGACAGCGGCGCCATTGGCGGCGCGGCATCTCAGGAATACATGGTGACCGCCGAAGCTGGCGAGGATCTGATTCTCACTAGCAGCGACGGCCTGTACGCGGCAAATCAGGAGAAAGCAATGTCGCTGCCTGCCGTGGCCCAACCCCTCGAGGACGGCGCAGAGCGAACGATCGACACACCTGATCAGGTCTCCATCGAACAGCTGTGTGCCGCCAATGGTTTGGACCCTACCCAGACCGTAAAAGTACTCGTACTGCTCGCCCGCCTCGACGATGGACGGGAGCAGCCGACCCTGGTCAGCCTGCGGGGAGATCAGGTTCTCAATGATGTGAAGCTGGCGAATGCGGTCGGTCGATCGCTTGATGCCACCGTTCTTGAGATCAGTCCAATCTCCGAAAATCAGCTTCGCCAGCAAGGGCTTGCAGAGCTTCCTTTTGGATCCATTGGCCCCGATCTCAGCGACACCGCATTGAAAGGATGCCGCTCCTGGCAGAGCCATTTTCTGCGACTGGCCGATGCAACAGCACTCGATCTACCTCGATTCGTCTGTGGAGCCAATCGCAGGGATCAACACAGCTGGGGCCGCACCTGGGAGGAGATACCGGCGCAGATCAGAGCTGACCTAAGGACAGCTCATGCCGGAGAGCGATGTGTTCACGATCCTGCCCAGACCCTTTCGGAATGCCGGGGAATTGAAGTGGGGCACATCTTTCAACTCGGGAGGAAATATTCAGAAGCCCTGGATGCTCGGTTCACCAACAGTGACGGCCAGCAGGAAGCGCTGCTGATGGGCTGCTACGGCATCGGCATCTCCAGGCTTGCCCAGGCTGCTGTGGAACAGCACCACGATGATGCCGGCATCTGCTGGCCTGTGGGTATTGCCCCATTTCAAGTGATCGTGGTCATTGCCAAGATCCAAGATTCAACCCAGGCCGCCCTGGGAGAAGGTCTGTATCAGTCGTTTCTCGATGCCGGCATCGATGCCCTGCTAGATGACCGAGATGAACGGGCCGGCGTGAAGTTCAAGGATGCTGACCTCATTGGCATTCCCTGGAGAATTGTGGTGGGAAGGGATGCTGGCGATGGGAAGGTTGAGGTGGTTGAGCGATCTGCACGCAGTTCCACATCGATGGACCATCAAGAGGCCTTCCGACAGGTGCATGATTCGATCCTGCATCCCCTGCGACCAGGGATCTGA
- a CDS encoding resolvase, which produces MFPRPLDGSVTSAADSAGLNGDIGAVLSQSDSLVGIDDVQKSLNRSRASVYRYTNTDPRNLNPPFNPRKLNPEYRSDQKDPLLFHPNEVARFAKDVLRIKEVTVEVLNSPSTATQQVLAAILEELRLIRSQLDGIPAAPSDLASRRDRQDRPAA; this is translated from the coding sequence ATGTTTCCTCGTCCGCTTGATGGTTCAGTAACTTCTGCGGCCGATTCAGCTGGATTGAATGGAGATATTGGGGCAGTCCTTTCTCAGTCGGATTCATTGGTGGGAATCGATGATGTGCAGAAGTCGCTGAACCGCTCACGAGCTTCTGTGTACCGCTACACAAATACTGACCCTCGTAATCTCAATCCTCCCTTTAACCCCAGAAAGCTCAACCCTGAATATCGCAGCGATCAAAAAGATCCTTTGCTGTTTCACCCCAACGAGGTTGCACGCTTCGCCAAGGATGTGCTCCGGATCAAAGAGGTCACCGTTGAGGTGTTGAATTCACCCTCAACGGCAACCCAACAGGTTCTCGCTGCAATTCTCGAGGAGCTGCGTCTCATTCGGTCTCAGCTGGATGGCATTCCTGCCGCTCCATCGGACCTGGCTTCCAGGCGAGACCGTCAGGATCGACCCGCTGCATAG
- a CDS encoding inorganic diphosphatase, translating to MDLRALSPSPSPGLVNLLVEIPAGSRNKYEYFEACGVMALDRVLHSSVRYPFDYGFIPNTLAEDGSPLDAMVIMEEPTFAGCLIQARPIGVLDMHDMGHYDGKILCVPVADPRQAKIHSIHQIAPNQLEDVAEFFRTYKNMEGRVTEIGGWRDSEAVQPLLQACIKAAGC from the coding sequence ATGGATCTCAGGGCTCTTTCCCCATCTCCCTCTCCAGGACTGGTCAATCTTCTCGTGGAGATTCCAGCGGGAAGTCGCAATAAATACGAATATTTTGAAGCCTGTGGGGTGATGGCCCTTGATCGGGTTCTCCACTCTTCAGTCCGTTACCCCTTCGACTACGGATTCATCCCCAACACACTGGCTGAGGATGGATCTCCTCTCGATGCCATGGTGATCATGGAAGAGCCCACATTTGCGGGATGTCTGATTCAGGCACGACCGATTGGGGTCCTCGATATGCACGACATGGGGCATTACGACGGGAAAATCTTGTGTGTGCCGGTGGCAGATCCCCGCCAAGCGAAGATCCACAGCATTCATCAAATCGCTCCCAATCAGTTGGAGGACGTGGCTGAGTTCTTTCGCACTTACAAAAACATGGAAGGACGGGTCACGGAAATCGGTGGTTGGAGAGATTCGGAGGCTGTGCAGCCCTTGCTTCAGGCCTGCATCAAGGCTGCAGGGTGCTGA
- a CDS encoding 2Fe-2S iron-sulfur cluster-binding protein, producing MPTIRFEQEGQQVGCIEGANLRKAALDAGINPYKGLNNLNNCGGVGQCGTCVVEVLEGSQNLSPRSDVEEVYLSDRPANYRLSCRTSVNGDVTIRTRPDDGVGKGSNSLLGAVKSLLGR from the coding sequence GTGCCCACCATCCGTTTTGAGCAGGAAGGCCAGCAGGTCGGTTGTATTGAGGGTGCCAATCTGCGCAAGGCGGCCCTCGATGCAGGGATCAACCCCTACAAAGGGCTCAATAATCTGAACAACTGCGGTGGCGTGGGGCAGTGCGGCACCTGTGTCGTTGAAGTGCTGGAGGGATCCCAGAACCTCTCACCCCGCAGCGATGTCGAAGAGGTTTATCTCTCCGACCGTCCGGCCAACTACCGCCTGAGCTGCCGTACGAGTGTCAATGGAGATGTCACGATCCGCACCCGTCCGGATGATGGAGTCGGTAAAGGCTCCAACAGCCTTCTTGGCGCCGTGAAGAGTCTCCTTGGTCGCTGA
- a CDS encoding arsenate reductase family protein, producing MALLKVYSYSRCSTCRKALAWLESHGIDADVVDITVTPPDRKTLLDALQQFGEVKPLFNTSGQSYRALGAAVVKAMTADEAIDALAADGKLIKRPFVCGADGSFLVGFKPEVWAEALRS from the coding sequence ATGGCGCTCCTGAAGGTTTACAGCTACTCCCGCTGTTCAACATGCCGAAAAGCTTTGGCATGGCTTGAGTCCCACGGAATCGATGCTGATGTCGTCGACATCACCGTCACGCCTCCTGACCGGAAGACCCTCCTTGATGCTCTTCAGCAATTCGGGGAGGTGAAGCCTTTGTTCAATACGAGCGGTCAGAGTTACAGGGCCCTTGGCGCTGCTGTCGTTAAGGCCATGACAGCCGATGAAGCCATCGATGCACTTGCTGCTGATGGAAAGCTGATCAAGCGCCCCTTCGTGTGTGGCGCTGATGGATCCTTCCTTGTTGGATTCAAGCCTGAGGTTTGGGCGGAAGCGCTTCGGAGCTGA
- the lepB gene encoding signal peptidase I, translating to MQHDPSSSGPDPSAPSRSHPFWDFWGPVLFTLALYFGIRHFVAEARFIPSGSMLPGLQIQDRLLVEKLTYGGRSPQRGEIVVFNSPHAFDPALKSAGSPSALRCALVSFPLVGLIPGLGHPACDAYIKRVVAVGGDRVVVNPRGEVSVNGKALNEPYVTKFCPLDDQGMSLCRTLNVTVPEGHVLALGDNRSNSWDGRYWPGGPFLPEDQIIGRAFWRFWPLNRLGSLGS from the coding sequence GTGCAGCACGACCCATCGTCATCGGGTCCCGATCCCTCAGCACCCTCCCGTTCCCATCCCTTCTGGGATTTCTGGGGCCCTGTTCTGTTCACCCTGGCCCTCTATTTCGGAATCCGTCACTTCGTTGCTGAAGCACGCTTCATTCCTTCAGGATCCATGCTCCCCGGCCTGCAGATTCAGGACCGGTTGTTGGTGGAAAAACTCACCTATGGCGGACGGAGCCCCCAGCGCGGCGAGATTGTGGTGTTCAACTCGCCCCATGCGTTCGACCCCGCTCTCAAATCAGCTGGGTCCCCCTCTGCGTTGCGCTGTGCATTGGTGAGTTTTCCATTGGTCGGCCTGATTCCAGGGCTGGGGCATCCCGCCTGCGACGCTTACATCAAACGTGTGGTCGCCGTTGGTGGGGATCGGGTTGTGGTCAATCCCCGCGGCGAGGTCTCTGTCAACGGCAAGGCGTTGAACGAGCCCTATGTCACAAAGTTCTGCCCCTTGGATGACCAGGGCATGAGTCTCTGCCGCACCCTCAACGTGACGGTTCCCGAGGGACATGTGCTGGCACTCGGGGATAACCGCAGTAACAGCTGGGATGGTCGTTACTGGCCAGGAGGTCCTTTCCTGCCGGAGGACCAGATCATCGGCAGAGCGTTCTGGCGTTTCTGGCCCCTCAACAGGCTCGGCTCGCTGGGGTCCTAA
- a CDS encoding dihydroorotase: protein MDASMLLDPVQVLGGPGQAVEKQSAVLIRNRRLEAFGDEARRMGRSEALEPQDAGHQLLAPCLVDCHSELPEPFHGKGETLASLLRTAGSAGFGQLALLPGTLHGPREQPDQLQGFQQSDCDVNVHLWGGFSSGSSGVELTAHADLLEAGAIGLTDGRSMPPIALLDRALTLGDMNASPVLIPALDLALRGEGLLREGVNALRAGWPSDPVSSETLPLSQLGQLQQCHPDRRLVLMALSTAGAVELLQQMPLRPKATVNWWHVVADSFDSSATASTWFVDPSLGSQSDRKALIRGLADNLIQAVAVQATPLDDEECLLPPDQRSRGVSGHHLVLPTLWQTLVVDEGWTPEQLWQVVSFGPSRLLGLGEECLAVGSNRWLLFDPELSWTPLRSDPMGPRAANLPLQGKALRGRVTHCGLRTPASRAC from the coding sequence ATGGATGCATCAATGCTGCTGGATCCGGTCCAGGTCCTGGGCGGACCGGGTCAGGCTGTCGAGAAACAATCGGCCGTTCTGATCAGAAACCGGCGCCTTGAAGCCTTTGGGGACGAGGCCCGCCGAATGGGCCGGTCCGAGGCATTGGAGCCACAGGACGCCGGCCATCAGCTTCTGGCTCCTTGCCTGGTGGATTGTCACTCTGAACTCCCAGAACCGTTCCACGGCAAAGGAGAAACCTTGGCGAGTTTGCTGCGAACTGCTGGATCGGCAGGCTTCGGCCAGCTCGCGCTGCTCCCTGGAACATTGCATGGCCCACGGGAGCAGCCGGATCAGCTGCAGGGATTTCAGCAGAGCGACTGCGACGTCAACGTTCACCTCTGGGGAGGTTTCAGCAGCGGTAGCTCCGGGGTGGAGTTAACAGCCCATGCCGACCTGCTGGAAGCAGGGGCTATTGGCCTGACTGACGGCAGATCCATGCCACCGATTGCTCTTCTGGATCGCGCTCTGACGCTTGGAGACATGAACGCATCGCCGGTGCTGATCCCAGCGCTGGATTTGGCGCTGCGGGGCGAGGGACTCCTGCGGGAGGGAGTGAACGCCTTGAGGGCCGGATGGCCTTCGGACCCAGTGAGCAGTGAGACTTTGCCCCTCAGCCAGCTTGGGCAACTCCAGCAGTGTCACCCCGACCGCCGGCTGGTCCTGATGGCACTCTCCACCGCCGGCGCTGTGGAGCTGCTGCAACAGATGCCATTACGCCCGAAAGCCACCGTGAACTGGTGGCATGTGGTGGCTGATTCCTTTGACAGCAGCGCCACCGCATCCACATGGTTTGTGGACCCATCGCTGGGGTCACAATCGGATCGCAAAGCTTTGATCAGGGGACTGGCGGATAACCTGATTCAGGCCGTCGCCGTTCAGGCCACGCCACTGGACGACGAGGAATGCCTCTTGCCGCCCGATCAGCGCTCTCGAGGGGTCTCGGGACATCACTTGGTGCTGCCGACCCTTTGGCAGACCCTGGTCGTGGATGAAGGTTGGACCCCTGAGCAGCTTTGGCAGGTCGTCAGCTTCGGACCATCCCGCTTGCTGGGGTTAGGGGAAGAATGCCTGGCAGTGGGCAGCAACCGCTGGCTGCTGTTTGATCCGGAGCTCTCGTGGACGCCCTTACGTTCCGACCCAATGGGTCCCCGCGCCGCCAATCTGCCTCTGCAGGGCAAGGCGCTGCGTGGCCGGGTGACGCATTGCGGGCTTAGGACCCCAGCGAGCCGAGCCTGTTGA
- a CDS encoding histidine phosphatase family protein produces the protein MTLRLLLVRHGLSSFNVERRIQGRDDLSTLTETGEDQARRTGTALADVPITAVYSSPLQRAASTTAGVLAARSDALEPCFEEGLLEIDLEPWSGLTAAERAERFPEEYAAWRSHPEQLELSRHDGTRYRPLQELMQQASQFLDALLARHPVDGNDTVLLVGHNAILRCLITTLLGNPAGGFRRLRLDNASLSVFNLIPQGSGHQVQIECLNSTAHLNPPLPPKGAGARMILVRHGETNWNRDGRFQGQIDIPLNSNGHAQAEAARAFLESVSIQRAYSSAMSRPRETAEGILRSHPGVPLTVTRGLVEIGHGLWEGKLESEIRAEWSELLDEWKRTPETVQMPEGETIQDVWERSVRSWNTIAESLDRSETALVVAHDAVNKTILCSLLGLSPGDIWAVKQGNGGVTVVDMPTEAGQPAVVACLNLTSHLGGVLDRTAAGAL, from the coding sequence GTGACCCTGCGTCTTCTCCTCGTTCGCCACGGACTCAGCAGCTTCAATGTGGAGCGCAGAATCCAGGGGCGGGATGACCTCTCTACGCTGACTGAAACAGGCGAAGACCAGGCACGCCGCACCGGCACGGCCCTTGCGGACGTACCGATCACAGCTGTCTACAGCTCACCGCTCCAACGGGCTGCATCAACCACGGCAGGGGTTCTGGCAGCCCGGAGCGATGCGCTTGAGCCGTGTTTCGAGGAAGGCCTGCTTGAGATCGATCTGGAACCCTGGAGCGGCCTAACGGCAGCCGAGCGTGCTGAGCGTTTTCCAGAGGAGTACGCAGCCTGGAGGAGCCATCCCGAGCAGCTGGAACTGTCCCGTCACGACGGCACCCGCTACCGGCCCCTGCAGGAACTGATGCAACAGGCCAGCCAGTTTCTGGACGCACTGCTGGCCCGACATCCCGTGGACGGCAACGACACAGTGCTGCTGGTTGGGCACAACGCCATCCTGCGCTGCCTGATCACAACATTGCTGGGCAACCCTGCGGGAGGCTTCCGCCGGTTGCGGCTCGACAACGCCTCTTTGTCTGTTTTCAATCTCATTCCTCAAGGGAGTGGCCACCAGGTGCAGATCGAGTGCCTGAACAGCACGGCGCATCTCAACCCACCGCTCCCTCCCAAAGGAGCCGGCGCAAGGATGATTTTGGTGCGGCACGGGGAAACCAACTGGAACCGTGATGGGCGCTTTCAGGGACAGATCGACATCCCCCTCAACAGCAATGGTCACGCTCAAGCCGAAGCAGCACGGGCGTTTCTGGAAAGCGTGTCGATTCAGCGTGCTTACAGCAGCGCGATGTCCAGGCCGCGAGAGACCGCCGAAGGAATCCTGCGCTCTCACCCTGGAGTGCCGCTGACGGTGACACGCGGACTGGTTGAGATCGGCCATGGACTCTGGGAAGGGAAGCTGGAATCAGAGATCAGGGCCGAATGGTCTGAACTTCTTGATGAATGGAAACGCACGCCTGAAACGGTGCAGATGCCAGAGGGAGAGACCATCCAGGATGTTTGGGAACGCTCAGTCCGCAGCTGGAACACGATTGCGGAATCCCTGGATCGGTCTGAAACCGCTCTCGTGGTCGCTCACGATGCGGTAAACAAGACCATTCTCTGTTCGCTCCTCGGCCTCAGTCCTGGTGACATCTGGGCTGTCAAACAGGGTAATGGAGGTGTCACCGTGGTCGACATGCCCACAGAAGCAGGGCAGCCTGCGGTTGTTGCTTGCCTGAACCTCACCTCCCATCTCGGAGGGGTTCTGGACAGAACAGCTGCTGGAGCACTCTGA
- a CDS encoding CPBP family intramembrane glutamic endopeptidase yields MTSPPAGRPSADRFLKVFLAFVSLVLATLVWILGLVDSFGKPSVAPALSLEQQELSLLAQPKVPESLQPLVVGDDPAAALLRTLRDTPLDRLDDRQILLFTALEQEEDYKQSLRRVTVGQPELIPLQQALNGNNAPGLERSELLALAPDPLIRTVACSALGGPPADCVDPAPASAAARRLIFSEVFPLAALILGGLLLLRHGWQLLGRRLPPWPPLVSAPLGPLDMILLVAGGFVVLGEVLVPLLIAPFTGWLSRDMSPALMQGVTVLFGYAALAIPPLLILRQQLSQCDQEALPPGGWLQWQARPIPLAFLQGARGWLMVMPPVVMSGWLVSRWIGDQGGSNPLLEIVLNSRDPLALSLLAITAVVLAPLFEETIFRGVLLPVLGRSLGRSGSVMVSALVFAIAHLSIGELPPLLVLGLGLALLRLSTGRLFPCVVMHALWNGVTFLNLLLLGG; encoded by the coding sequence TTGACCAGCCCACCTGCCGGACGTCCATCGGCTGACCGGTTCTTGAAGGTGTTTCTGGCCTTCGTCTCACTGGTTCTGGCCACCTTGGTGTGGATCCTGGGATTGGTGGACAGCTTTGGAAAGCCATCCGTTGCTCCGGCTTTGTCGTTGGAGCAGCAAGAGCTGTCCCTTTTGGCTCAGCCGAAGGTTCCAGAATCGCTTCAACCGCTGGTGGTCGGCGATGACCCTGCTGCGGCCCTGCTGCGCACCCTGCGCGATACCCCGCTGGACCGATTGGATGATCGCCAGATTCTTTTGTTCACGGCCCTGGAACAAGAGGAGGACTACAAGCAAAGCCTTCGCCGGGTGACCGTTGGCCAACCGGAACTCATCCCGCTTCAGCAGGCGCTGAATGGGAACAACGCTCCTGGGCTGGAACGATCAGAATTATTGGCTCTGGCGCCGGATCCCTTGATCCGAACCGTGGCATGCAGTGCCTTGGGAGGCCCACCCGCTGACTGCGTGGATCCAGCTCCGGCCTCCGCCGCAGCACGTCGGCTGATCTTCAGCGAAGTGTTCCCACTCGCGGCCCTGATCCTTGGAGGCCTGCTTTTGCTCAGGCACGGGTGGCAGCTGCTGGGTCGCAGGTTGCCGCCCTGGCCGCCGCTCGTGTCAGCCCCCCTCGGCCCCCTCGACATGATTCTGCTGGTGGCCGGTGGCTTCGTTGTCTTAGGCGAGGTGCTGGTCCCACTGCTTATTGCTCCATTCACAGGCTGGCTGAGCCGTGACATGTCTCCTGCACTGATGCAGGGAGTGACCGTCCTCTTCGGTTATGCCGCCCTGGCGATTCCGCCTCTGCTCATCCTTCGCCAGCAGTTATCGCAGTGCGATCAAGAGGCGCTTCCTCCGGGTGGGTGGCTGCAATGGCAGGCGCGTCCCATCCCTCTGGCTTTTCTCCAGGGTGCGAGGGGATGGCTGATGGTGATGCCCCCGGTGGTCATGAGCGGCTGGCTCGTGAGTCGATGGATCGGGGATCAGGGGGGGAGCAATCCCCTGCTTGAGATTGTGCTGAACAGCCGAGACCCATTGGCCTTGTCCCTGCTGGCCATCACCGCTGTTGTGCTGGCACCGCTGTTTGAGGAAACGATCTTCCGAGGGGTCTTGCTGCCGGTTTTGGGGCGGTCCCTCGGGCGTTCCGGCAGTGTGATGGTCAGCGCACTCGTGTTCGCGATTGCTCACCTGAGCATCGGTGAACTTCCTCCATTGCTGGTTCTCGGCCTCGGATTGGCATTGCTCAGGCTGAGTACTGGGCGCCTGTTCCCATGCGTGGTGATGCATGCACTCTGGAATGGCGTGACATTTCTCAATCTCTTGCTGCTTGGGGGTTGA
- a CDS encoding penicillin-binding protein 2: MGRSPAAGRPNKISARRRVVPLEQIPATRMRWVFALLCVGLVGLMGRMAWLQMFQASELEARARSVQTQRTQPLGTRRPIIDRTGRLIALDEERYRLWLHPRYFNLPGDDPALIRPSADVAERLAPLLSLSSAEILKRIGNRPSGIKLLEGLDPETAAAVRGAGISGVDLESYPHRVYPQGDLFANVVGFLNQERVPQAGLEQSRHDDLQRHEQARSLRRGADGTPLPDNLDAGVFFGDDLRLQLTLDARLQALAAKALASQVKQWKAKKGVAIVMDVTNGELLALASAPTYDPNRYWDFSASRFREWSVQDLYEPGSTFKPINLALALQEGAIKADGQVHDNGTLTIGGWPINNHDRRANGVIDYATVLQVSSNVGMVQAMRRLPADRYWDLLSRLRLDARPDTDLPGAVAGQLKSKEQFTSQPIEPATASFGQGFSLTPLKLVQLHALLANGGRLVSPHITRGLRTGDALAPAGTRQGQQLLRPEVTRTVLAWMESVVEKGSGKGARTPGYRIGGKTGTAQKALNGVYVPGALICSFVATLPIDDPRYVVLVVVDEPQGGNAYGSTVALPVAKSIIDGLLVIEKIPPSTAQSQDLSRQG; this comes from the coding sequence ATGGGTCGCTCGCCTGCCGCAGGACGGCCGAACAAGATCTCTGCCCGTCGGCGCGTTGTGCCCTTGGAACAGATTCCCGCCACACGGATGCGCTGGGTGTTCGCTCTGTTGTGTGTCGGGCTGGTTGGCCTAATGGGCCGGATGGCCTGGCTGCAGATGTTCCAGGCTTCAGAGCTTGAAGCACGCGCTCGATCCGTTCAGACCCAGCGCACCCAGCCGCTGGGGACGCGTCGGCCGATCATCGATCGCACGGGACGGCTCATCGCGCTCGACGAGGAGCGCTATCGCCTGTGGCTGCACCCCCGTTATTTCAATCTCCCAGGCGATGATCCGGCCCTGATTCGGCCATCAGCCGATGTCGCTGAGCGTTTGGCGCCGCTCCTGTCCTTGAGCTCGGCCGAGATTCTCAAGCGGATTGGCAACCGGCCCTCCGGTATCAAGCTTTTGGAAGGGCTTGACCCGGAAACGGCGGCTGCTGTTCGAGGGGCTGGAATCAGTGGTGTCGATCTGGAGTCTTACCCCCATCGGGTGTATCCCCAGGGTGATCTGTTCGCCAATGTGGTGGGATTTCTCAATCAGGAGCGTGTCCCCCAGGCCGGCCTGGAACAGAGCCGCCACGACGACCTTCAGCGTCATGAGCAGGCCCGCAGCCTGCGGCGTGGTGCTGATGGCACCCCATTGCCAGACAACCTTGATGCTGGCGTTTTCTTTGGAGATGACCTCCGGCTTCAGCTCACTCTTGATGCGCGCCTGCAGGCTCTGGCTGCAAAGGCTCTGGCCTCACAGGTGAAGCAATGGAAGGCGAAGAAAGGGGTTGCCATCGTGATGGATGTCACCAACGGCGAGTTGCTGGCTCTCGCTTCAGCTCCCACCTACGACCCAAACCGTTATTGGGACTTTTCTGCGAGTCGATTCAGGGAATGGTCTGTGCAAGACCTTTATGAGCCCGGCTCCACTTTCAAGCCCATCAATTTGGCTCTCGCGCTTCAAGAGGGTGCGATCAAGGCTGATGGACAGGTGCATGACAACGGCACCCTCACGATTGGTGGATGGCCGATCAACAATCACGATCGCCGGGCGAATGGAGTCATCGATTACGCCACGGTGCTGCAGGTTTCTAGCAATGTGGGGATGGTGCAGGCGATGCGTCGTCTACCGGCCGATCGCTACTGGGACTTGCTCAGTCGGTTGCGTCTCGATGCCCGTCCCGATACCGATCTGCCAGGGGCTGTGGCTGGTCAGCTCAAGTCGAAAGAACAATTCACCAGCCAACCGATTGAGCCTGCCACCGCATCCTTTGGCCAGGGATTTTCACTAACGCCACTCAAGCTTGTGCAATTGCATGCGCTGCTGGCAAACGGAGGCCGGCTTGTTAGTCCCCATATCACCAGGGGATTGCGCACCGGTGATGCCCTTGCGCCTGCAGGAACGCGCCAAGGCCAGCAACTGCTCAGGCCTGAGGTGACTCGCACGGTGCTCGCATGGATGGAGTCTGTGGTGGAGAAGGGCAGCGGCAAGGGAGCGCGAACTCCGGGATATCGGATCGGAGGCAAGACAGGAACTGCGCAGAAAGCGCTCAATGGTGTGTATGTCCCTGGCGCCCTGATTTGCAGTTTTGTTGCCACGCTTCCTATCGACGACCCGCGTTACGTCGTGCTGGTTGTCGTGGATGAGCCTCAAGGTGGCAATGCCTACGGTTCAACGGTGGCACTGCCTGTGGCGAAATCCATCATCGACGGTCTTCTTGTGATCGAGAAGATCCCTCCGAGTACGGCCCAATCCCAGGATTTGAGTCGTCAGGGCTGA